One part of the Salmo salar chromosome ssa10, Ssal_v3.1, whole genome shotgun sequence genome encodes these proteins:
- the LOC106560231 gene encoding ubiquitin carboxyl-terminal hydrolase 24 isoform X4: METEEEQHMTTLLCMGFPDPVAIRKALRLAKNDINEAVALLTNESPGLGYGYEPMESGPAPGPCGDGETTGRSGTGGFDPPPAYHDVVESERNNDENGNCSGSSMEFPTTNLYELESRVFTDHWSIPYKREESLGKCLVAATCLAKHGLADADENCKRFMDRCMHEAFKKLLTSSAVHKWGTEIHEGIYNMLMLLVELVAERVKQEPIPVGLMGVLAMAFNPDNEYHFKNRMKACQRNWSEVFGEEAMFAVSPSNNYQKEPHGWLVDLVNLFGEMGGFTAIQAKLNTEEIEIGCVSALVQPLAVCAEYLNSSLVQPMLDPVIHKMITYVQNLEEKDLKDKRLVSIPELLSAIKLLCMRFQTALVTVVDDLRLDTLLRMLKTPHFSTKMNSLKEVTKLIEESTVSKTVKNAIDTDRLLDWLVENSVLSIALEGNIDQAQYCDRIKGIIELLGSKLSLDELSKIWMIQAGQSSTVIENIHTIMAAAAVKFNFEQLSHLFVLIQKSWEVESDRVRQKLLSLIGRIGREARSEATTGKVLEVLWELAHLPTLPTSLVQQASEEHLAILTDAYAVKETVKRCYIIKCIEDIKKSSQQGSPQAVWVVPALRQLHEITRSFIKQTYQKQDKSIIQDLKKNFEIVKLITGSLVVCHRLAVSAAGNNGLTGHTLVDGRYTYQEYLDGHLRFLAFFLQEASLYLVWNRAKELWDCLVSGPEVCELDREMCFEWFTKGQHDLESDVQQQLFKEKILKLEPYEITMNGFNLFKTFFENVNLCDHRLKRQGTQLCVERLDLAGMDFIWRIAMETPDEEIANEAIQLIITYSYTNLNPKMKKDSVSLHKKFIADCYKRLEAASSALGGPTLTHAVTRATKMLTATTMPTVATSVQSPSRSTKLVIIERLLLLAERYVITIEDLYSVPRTILPHGASFNGHPVSLHVTYESTKDSFTLEAHSNETVGSIRWKIAEHLNCPVDNVQIFANDSVLTMNRDQKLLSQLGFSDEQSLTVKSSGTGTPSGGSSESSVSASSSSSAVFNSAYAMEQEKSLPGVVMALVCNVFEMLYQLANLDEPRIILRVRKLLLLIPTDPEVQDALDNFVPKESSVWSHQKTLFTLGQGSGSRSPSLGSKQQHQPSAASILESLFRSSAPGMSTFRVLYNLEVLSSKLMPTSDDEMAKTSVKSFCENFLKAGGLSLVVNVMQRDSIPSEVDYETRQGVYSICLQLARFLLVGQSMPSLLDDDVIREGDTLSSRPFRNAGRPGRQLSLCGTPEKSSYRQMSLSERSSIRVEEIIPAARVAIQTMEVGDFTSTVACFMRLTWAAAAGRLDLVGSPQPIRPEHSSLLPLVVRSRVSSTGSNCSSSSEGEAPPTALHAGICVKQQSVSIKDCIIAREALSLLVTCLQLRTQQLGSFYNLPCVSDFIIDILLGSASGEIRRVACDQLYTLSQSDTSAFPEIIKPNVFLLQVVLTSQLPLWSPTSVMRGVNQRLLSQCTEYFELRCQLLDDLTSSEMEVLSVSAVAMLEDEISWLDNFEPSWSSEMETSEADNILQAGHLRLIKTLLSLCGTEKEHLGPSLIQQLLDDFLFRASRIILNTSDPASSSPPSHDFHPKCSTASSRLAAYEVLVMLADSSVANLQLITRELLSMHHQSDPSLSKEFDFLPPVDSCSVSGFVGLKNGGATCYMNAVFQQLYMQPGLAEAFLSIEDDTEQPDESVFCQVQSLFGHLMESRLQYYVPENFWKIFKMWNKELYVREQQDAYEFFTSLVDQLDEHLKKIGREQIFKNTFQGIFSDQKICKDCPHRYEREETFMALNLGVTSCQSLEISLDQFVRGEVLEGTNAYYCEKCKEKRTTVKRTCIKSLPSVLCIHLMRFGFDWESGRSIKYDEQIRFPWVLNMEPYTVSGMARQDGGAEGGDGRGEAGGSPRKKVTISENYELVGVVVHSGQAHAGHYYSFIKDRRSARGRWYKFNDNVVEEFDMNDETLEYECFGGEYRPKVYDQSNPYPDVRRRYWNAYMLFYQRISDQNSPVLPKKSRVSAMRQEAEDLTLSAPSSPDVSPQSSPRPPRANNDRLSVLTRLVRKGEKKGLFVEKMPARIYQMVRDENLKFMKNRDVYNSDYFNFTLSLASVNATKLKHPAYQAMARESLQLAVHFLFHTYLHTKKKLRVDTEEWMATVEVLLSKSSEACHWMAQYLVGPEGREITKVCLLECGVREVRVVVAAILEKTLESALHFADSGLDSLTDALLSLLDKDVPENVKHCNQYFSLFSNFAQRGSGPCQLLLKHSAYRRMLIFLLGPNRQNNQNRRWSPAQAREFLHLHSTLALITLHSDLNTQHTHDQGVCKLNVSSVPASSTLLQLNADIMASLFTPEGQPYLLEVMFAVRELSGPLTVLIEMMTYCSFCNEPFSLGVLQLLKTQLETAPPHELKNVFQLLQELLVVEDPLQTQRLKYAFESEKGLLALMHQSNNVDSSRCYQCVKFLVTLAQKCVPAKDYFKDLSGHWSWAVQWLQKKMSEHYWTPQSNVSNETSTAKTFQRTISAQDTLAYATALLNEKEPSGSSNGSDGSPANENADRSLRQGSESPMMLGDSKSDLEDVDP; encoded by the exons AGGAATAATGATGAGAATGGGAACTGTTCTGGGAGCAGTATGGAGTTCCCCACCACTAACCTGTATGAACTGGAGAGCAGAGTGTTCACTGACCACTGGTCCAtcccctacaagagagaggagTCACTGGGCAAATGTCTGGTCGCAGCCACCTGCCTAGCCAAACACg GGCTGGCAGATGCAGATGAGAACTGTAAGCGGTTTATGGACCGGTGTATGCACGAGGCCTTTAAGAAG CTCCTTACCAGTAGTGCGGTCCATAAGTGGGGGACAGAGATCCATGAGGGGATCTATAACATGTTGATGTTACTGGTGGAGCTGGTGGCTGAGAGGGTCAAACAGGAACCCATACCTGTTGGGCTGATGGGAGTACTGGCTATG gccTTTAACCCAGACAATGAGTACCACTTTAAGAACCGTATGAAGGCGTGTCAGAGGAACTGGAGCGAGGTGTTTGGAGAGGAAGCCATGTTCGCTGTTTCGCCTAGCAACAACTACCAGAAG GAGCCTCATGGCTGGCTGGTAGACTTGGTCAATCTG tTTGGAGAGATGGGAGGGTTCACTGCTATCCAGGCTAAACTCAATACAGAGGAGATAGAGATCGGg tGTGTGTCTGCTCTGGTCCAGCCTCTAGCTGTGTGTGCAGAATACCTCAactccagccttgtgcag CCCATGTTGGATCCTGTTATCCATAAGATGATCACCTACGTTCAGAACCTTGAGGAGAAAGATCTCAAAGACAAG AGGCTGGTGAGCATCCCAGAGCTGCTGTCGGCCATCAAGCTGCTGTGTATGAGGTTCCAGACCGCCCTGGTCACTGTGGTGGACGACCTGCGCCTGGACACTCTGCTACGCATGTTGAAGACTCCTCACTTTTCCACCAAAATGAACTCCCTCaaagag gTGACTAAGCTGATTGAGGAGAGTACTGTGTCTAAGACGGTGAAGAATGCCATtgacacagacagactgctggACTGGCTGGTGGAAAACTCTGTCCTCTCAATAGCACTGGAGG GTAACATAGACCAGGCCCAGTATTGTGATCGAATAAAAGGTATCATTGAGTTGCTGGGCAGTAAACTGTCTCTGGACGAGCTCTCCAAGATCTGGATGATACAGGCAGGACAGTCGTCCACTGTGATTGAGAACATCCACACCATCATGGCTGCGGCTGCCGTCAAGTTCAACTTCGAGCAGCTCAGCCACCTGTTTGTCCTTATACAGAAG agctGGGAGGTAGAGAGTGACCGTGTGAGGCAGAAGCTGCTCAGTCTGATCGGGAGGATTGGTAGAGAGGCCCGCTCTGAGGCCACCACAGGGAAGGTGCTGGAGGTGCTGTGGGAGCTAGCCCACCTGCCAACCCTGCCCACCTCCCTGGTACAGCAGGCGTCTGAGGAACACCTGGCCATCCTCACTGACGCATACGCTGTGAAGGAGACTGTCAAACGCTGCTACATCATCAAATGTATAGAGGACATCAAGAAG tctTCTCAACAGGGCAGTCCCCAGGCGGTCTGGGTGGTTCCAGCTCTGCGGCAGCTCCATGAGATCACACGCTCCTTCATCAAACAGACCTACCAGAAACAGGACaag AGCATCATCCAGGACTTGAAGAAAAACTTTGAGATCGTCAAACTGATTACAGGATCTCTGGTGGTCTGTCATCGACTAGCGGTGTCTGCCGCTGGGAACAATGGACTGACCGGACACACACTAGTGGACGGACGATACACCTACCAGGAG taTCTAGATGGCCACCTGAGGTTCCTGGCCTTCTTCCTCCAGGAGGCGAGCCTCTACCTGGTCTGGAACAGAGCCAAAGAACTATGGGACTGCCTGGTCTCTGGACCCGAAGTCTGCGAGCTGGACAGAGAG atgtgttttGAGTGGTTCACTAAGGGCCAGCATGATCTGGAGAGTGATGTTCAGCAGCAGCTCTTCAAAGAGAAGATCCTCAAACTGGAGCCCTACGAGATTACTATgaatg GCTTTAATCTGTTTAAGACCTTCTTTGAGAACGTCAACCTGTGTGACCATCGCTTGAAACGCCAGGGGACTCAACTG tgtgtggaaCGGCTAGACCTGGCTGGGATGGACTTTATCTGGCGCATCGCCATGGAAACGCCTGACGAGGAGATCGCTAACGAGGCCATACAGCTGATCATCACATACAGCTACACCAACCTCAACCCCAAGAtgaagaag GATTCTGTGTCTTTACACAAGAAGTTCATTGCTGATTGTTACAAACGACTGGAG gcgGCCAGTTCAGCTCTAGGAGGGCCCACGTTGACTCATGCTGTTACCAGGGCAACCAAGATGCTGACCGCAACCACCATGCCGACTGTAGCCACGTCTGTCCAATCACCTTCCAGGTCCACCAAGCTGGTGATCATTGAGAGGCTGCTGCTATTGGCTGAGCGTTATGTCATCACTATCGAG GACCTGTATTCTGTGCCTCGTACCATTCTACCTCACGGAGCGTCGTTCAACGGCCACCCTGTCTCTCTACACGTCACCTATGAGTCCACCAAAGACAGCTTCACCCTGGAGGCCCACAGTAACGAGACTGTAGGCAGCATCCGCTGGAAGATCGCTGAGCATCTCAACTGTCCAGTCGACAACGTTCAGATCTTTGCCAACGACAGTGTG ttgaCAATGAACCGGGACCAGAAGCTGCTGTCCCAGCTGGGGTTCAGTGATGAGCAGTCTCTGACAGTGAAGAGCTCTGGTACAGGGACACCCTCTGGTGGCAGCTCAGAGTCCTCCGTCTCCGCTTCCTCCTCCAGCTCCGCTGTCTTCAACTCAGCCTATGCTATGGAACAG gagaagtccCTTCCAGGTGTTGTCATGGCGTTGGTGTGTAACGTGTTTGAGATGCTCTACCAGCTGGCCAACCTGGACGAACCACG gATAATTCTGCGTGTACGTAAGCTGCTGCTGCTGATCCCAACAGACCCAGAGGTTCAGGACGCTCTAGATAACTTTGTTCCCAAAGAGTCCAGTGTCTGGAGTCACCAG aagACATTGTTCACCCTGGGTCAGGGGTCAGGCTCTCGGTCTCCGTCTCTGGGTTCTAAGCAGCAGCACCAGCCCAGTGCTGCCTCCATCTTAGAATCACTCTTCAGATCCTCTGCTCCCGGGATGTCCACCTTCAGAGTCCTCTACAAcctagag GTGTTGAGTTCTAAGTTGATGCCGACCTCAGATGATGAGATGGCTAAGACCAGTGTCAAGTCATTCTGTGAGAACTTCCTGAAAGCAGGAGGACTCAGTTTGGTGGTGAACGTGATGCAGCGGGATTCTATTCCCTCTGAGGTGGACTACGAGACCAGACAGGGAGTCTACTCCATCTGTCTACAACTggccag GTTCTTATTGGTTGGCCAAAGTATGCCATCGTTGCTGGATGATGATGTCATCCGAGAGGGCGACACGCTATCTAGTCGGCCATTCCGTAACGCAGGGCGACCGGGGAGACAGCTGTCGCTGTGTGGAACGCCTGAGAAGAGCTCCTATAGACAGATGTCTCTGTCTGAACGCTCCTCCATCAGAGTAGAGGAGATCATCCCTGCTGCACGTGTAgctatacag aCGATGGAGGTGGGGGACTTCACCTCGACGGTGGCGTGTTTCATGCGTCTAACCTGGGCAGCAGCTGCCGGCCGATTGGACCTCGTCGGCAGTCCTCAGCCAATTAGACCGGAACACAGCTCACTCCTCCCCCTCGTGGTCCGCAGCCGTGTTAGCAGCACTG GAAGTAACTGCAGCTCCAGCAGTGAGGGTGAGGCGCCGCCCACAGCGTTGCATGCTGGGATATGTGTGAAGCAGCAGAGTGTTTCTATTAAAGACTGCATCATCGCTAGAGAGGCCCTGTCTCTACTGGTCACCTGCCTACAGCTACGAACACAGCAGCTAG GGTCATTCTACAACCTCCCCTGTGTCAGCGACTTCATCATCGACATCCTGCTGGGATCAGCCAGTGGAGAG ATCCGGCGCGTGGCGTGTGACCAGCTGTACACTCTGAGCCAATCGGACACGTCTGCGTTCCCTGAGATCATCAAGCCTAACGTGTTCCTGCTGCAAGTCGTCCTCACCTCCCAGCTGCCCCTCTGGAGCCCCACGTCTGTCATGAGAGGAGTCAACCAGAG GTTGCTGTCTCAGTGTACTGAGTACTTTGAACTGCGATGTCAACTATTGGATGATCTGACCA GTTCAGAAATGGAGGTGTTGTCAGTGAGTGCGGTGGCCATGTTGGAAGATGAGATCAGCTGGTTGGATAACTTTGAGCCCAGTTGGAGCTCTGAGATGGAGACCAGTGAGGCTGACAACATCCTGCAGGCTGGACACCTCCGCCTCATCAAAACACTACTGTCACTCTGTGGCACCGAGAAGGAACATctgg GTCCCTCTCTGATCCAGCAGCTGTTGGATGACTTCCTGTTCCGAGCGTCCCGCATCATCCTGAACACGTCTGACCCCGCCTCTAGCTCCCCCCCCAGTCACGACTTCCACCCCAAGTGCAGCACGGCCAGCAGCAGACTGGCAGCCTACGAGGTGCTGGTGATGCTGGCAGACAGCTCTGTGGCCAACCTACAGCTCATCACCAGAGAACTGCTGTCCATGCACCACCAGTCAGACCCCTCGCTCAGCAAGGAGTTTGAC TTCCTCCCGCCGGTGGACAGTTGTTCTGTGTCAGGGTTCGTAGGGTTAAAGAACGGTGGAGCCACCTGCTATATGAATGCTGTATTCCAGCAGCTGTACATGCAGCCTGGCCTGGCTGAGGCCTTTCTGTCTATAGAGGACGACACGGAGCAGCCAGACGAGAGTGTTTTCTGTCAGGTCCAGTCTCTGTTTGGACACCTGATGGAGAGTAGGCTGCAGTACTACGTCCCTGAGAACTTCTGGAAG ATCTTTAAGATGTGGAATAAGGAGCTGTATGTACGGGAGCAGCAGGATGCCTATGAGTTCTTCACTTCACTGGTGGACCAGTTGGATGAGCATCTCAAG AAAATCGGCCGTGAGCAGATCTTCAAAAATACTTTCCAGGGAATTTTCTCTGatcagaagatctgcaaagactGCCCTCACCG GTATGAGCGAGAGGAGACGTTTATGGCGCTGAACCTGGGTGTGACTTCCTGTCAGAGTCTGGAGATCTCATTGGACCAGTTTGTCAGGGGGGAGGTGCTAGAAGGAACCAACGCCTACTACTGCGAAAAGTGCaaggagaag CGTACCACAGTGAAGCGGACCTGCATAAAGTCCCTACCCAGTGTTCTCTGTATCCATCTGATGCGCTTCGGTTTCGACTGGGAGAGCGGACGCTCCATCAAATACGACGAGCAGATCAGGTTTCCCTGGGTGCTGAACATGGAGCCCTACACAGTGTCTGGCATGGCTCGTCAGGATGGGGGGGCGGAGGGGGGAGACGGCCGGGGCGAGGCAGGGGGCTCACCCAGGAAGAAGGTGACCATCTCAGAGAACTACGAACTGGTGGGAGTTGTAGTCCACAGTGGACAGGCACATGCTGGACACTACTACTCCTTCATCAAAGACAGACg CAGTGCTAGGGGAAGGTGGTATAAGTTTAATGACAACGTGGTCGAGGAGTTTGATATGAATGACGAGACTCTGGAGTACGAGTGCTTTGGAGGAGAGTACCGGCCTAAAGTCTACGACCAGT ctaaccCCTACCCTGACGTGCGGCGCCGGTATTGGAACGCCTACATGTTGTTCTACCAGAGGATCAGTGACCAGAACTCTCCTGTCCTTCCCAAGAAGAGCAGAGTCAGCGCCATGAGGCAAGAGGCAGAAGACCTCACACT TTCGGCACCCTCTAGCCCAGATGTCAGTCCCCAGTCGTCCCCTCGGCCCCCCAGGGCCAACAATGACCGTCTCTCTGTCCTGACCCGCCTCGTACggaagggagagaagaaaggactGTTTGTGGAAAAGATGCCTGCTAGGATCTACCAG atggtgagAGATGAGAACCTGAAGTTTATGAAGAACAGAGATGTGTACAACAGCGACTACTTCAACTTCACTCTGTCACTGGCCTCCGTCAACGCG ACGAAGTTGAAGCACCCAGCCTACCAGGCCATGGCCAGAGAGAGTCTCCAGTTGGCGGTCCACTTCCTGTTCCACACCTACCTCCACACCAAGAAGAAGCTGCGGGTGGACACCGAGGAGTGGATGGCTACGGTGGAGGTGCTGCTGTCTAAAAGCAGTGAAGCCTGTCACTGGATGGCTCAGTACCTGGTGGGACCTGAGGGACGAGAGATCACCAA GGTGTGTTTGTTGGAGTGTGGGGTGAGGGAGGTGAGGGTCGTAGTGGCAGCCATCTTGGAGAAAACCTTAGAGAGTGCGCTCCACTTCGCTGACTCTGGATTGGACAGCCTGACCGACGCGCTCCTCTCCCTATTGGACAAAGACGTTCCTGAGAACGTCAAACACTGCAACCAATACTTCAGCCTCTTCAGCAACTTTGCTCAGAGG GGCTCTGGGCCGTGCCAGTTGTTGTTGAAACACTCAGCGTATCGCAGGATGCTCATCTTCCTCCTCGGACCCAACAGACAGAACAACcag AATCGGAGGTGGAGTCCAGCCCAGGCCAGAGAGTTCCTGCACCTGCACTCCACTCTGGCCCTGATAACTCTCCACTCAGACCtcaacacacagcacacacatg ATCAAGGTGTGTGTAAGCTGAATGTGAGCAGTGTCCctgcctcctccaccctcctccagctCAACGCTGACATCATGGCCTCGCTCTTCACCCCCGAGGGACAGCCTTACCTGCTGGAG GTGATGTTTGCTGTGCGGGAGTTGTCCGGCCCTTTGACTGTGCTGATAGAGATGATGACGTACTGCTCCTTCTGTAACGAACCCTTCTCCCTGGGAGTACTACAGCTGCTCAAG actcagTTGGAGACCGCTCCGCCCCATGAGCTGAAGAACGTGTTCCAGCTGCTGCAGGAGCTGCTG gTGGTGGAGGATCCTCTTCAGACTCAGAGACTGAAGTACGCCTTCGAGTCAGAGAAAGGCCTGCTAG CATTGATGCACCAGAGTAACAATGTGGACAGCAGCCGCTGCTATCAGTGTGTCAAGTTCCTGGTTACCCTGGCACAGAA gtgTGTTCCTGCTAAGGACTATTTTAAAGATCTGTCTGGTCACTGGAGCTGGGCAGTGCAATGGCTGCAGAAAAAG ATGTCAGAACACTACTGGACTCCTCAGAGCAACGTGTCCAATGAGACATCCACAGCCAAAACATTCCAGCGCACCATCTCAGCCCAGGACACGCTGGCCTATGCCACTGCACTGCTCAACGAGAAGGAGCCGTCTGGCAGCAGCAACGGCTCTGACGGTAGTCCAGCCAACGAGAACGCCGACCGCAGCCTCCGACAG gGTTCCGAGTCTCCCATGATGCTTGGTGATTCAAAGAGTGATCTGGAGGATGTTGACCCTTAG